The Atlantibacter hermannii genomic interval CGAGACGCAAAAGCCGCGGCCGTCGGCAAACCGATATATCCCAGTCCGATTACTGAAATAGTAGAAAAACTCATAGCGTTACCCGATTGTTTTTAAGTGCATGCAAAATGCGAGCGCAGGCTTTTCCGTCGCCATAAGGATTATGGGCCCGGCTCATGGTTTGATATTCCGTATCGTCATTAAGCAAATGCGACACTTCGGCGACAATGCGTTCGCTGTCGGTCCCGACCAGACGTACCGTTCCGGCTGTGATTGCTTCCGGCCGCTCGGTGGTCTCACGCATCACCAGCACCGGTTTCCCCAGCGATGGCGCTTCTTCCTGGATACCGCCCGAATCGGTGAGGATCAGCCAGGCGCGGTTCATCAACCAGACGAACGGCAAATAATCCTGTGGCTCAATGAGGATCACATTATCGACCTGGCCCAGAATGCGGTTGACCGGCTCGCTGACGTTAGGGTTCAGATGCACCGGATAAACAATTTGCACGTTCTGATTCTGACGAGCGATCTCTGCCAGCGCCTCGCAGATATGTTCAAAACCCTGACCAAAGCTTTCGCGACGATGCCCCGTGACCAGGATGAGTTTTTTATCCTCGCGCAAAAAGGGGTAACGCGCCGCCAAATCTCGTTGCAGGGATTCGTTGGCAAGGATGTCGTCACGTACTGAAATCAGCGCGTCGATCACCGTGTTGCCGGTCACGAAAATACGTTTATCCGCCACGTTTTCGCGCAGCAGATTCGCGCGCGAATTTTCGGTCGGCGCAAAGTGGTAGAGCGCGAGGTGGCCGGTTAACGTACGGTTGGCCTCTTCCGGCCACGGCGAAGATAAATCACCGGTACGCAGTCCAGCTTCCACATGCCCGACAGGAATATGTTGGTAAAACGCAGCCAGACTTGTCGCCACGGTAGTGGTGGTATCGCCGTGGACTAACACGACGTCCGGCTGAAACTCTTCGAGAACCGGTTTTAACCCCTCCAGTATCCGGCAGGTTATTTCCGTTAACCCCTGCCCCGGTTTCATAATGTTGAGATCGTAATCAGGTACGATAGAAAACAGATGCAATACCTGATCGAGCATCTCCCGGTGCTGTGCTGTCACACAAACCCTGGCATCGAAATACGGGTCTTTTGCCAGCGCATGTACCAGAGGCGCCATTTTGATGGCCTCCGGACGCGTGCCAAAAACGGTTAATACTTTCACAACGCTTCTCTTCCGTTAAATCCTGCACGCAGGCGTCTGCGTGCATTGAATAATGCTTAGGCCGGGCGGCGACGAGCCAGCGCAACACCTGCGCCGATCAGCGCGCCGACAGCTCCCCACATGATCATCAGAAATGCTCGACGCGGGCTGTCGCGCTTCACAGGTTCTTCAGGCGTTCTCAGATAACGATAGGTTTGAAAGCGCGGATCGAGCGACGGTCCGACATTCAGCGTCGTGAGCATCGCCCGATTTTGATCGTAGCTGATATCAAAAGAGGGACCGACGGCCTGAAGGTTTTCCAGACGGGCCTGCAGCATCGGGCGCCCCAGCATAAACAGTTCAGAGTCCGGCAGTTCTTCCGCCGGAACCTGGGTTTCGCTGGTGGAAATATTGTGCTGCTGGGCGATCTTTAATGCTTCCTGAACGCTCTGCAGGCGGCGGTTATAAATGGATTTTGCGACAGCTTCCTGGCGTTTTACCTGCGCTTTCATCTGGATAGTCCGCGCGGCCCATGCGCCTTTTAACTCGTCGTTAAGGTGGCTGGCGGCACGCTCGCTGGCAAAAGCGACATATTGACGAAGCAGGTTATTGGCATCCGGCGCGGTTTCAGCAATCAGCTTCACGCTGTCGTTAAGATTGCGGGCAAAGTCTCCCGCCGTGAACTGGATATTGCCGATCAGTTCATCAAGCAATGCCGCATCAACTTTGCTGTTACCGGCCTTACGCTGTTGGTAGTAATCCGTCTGCAACCAGAAATCACGCCGGGTATCCCATGCCGAAAGCTGCATGATGAATTCTTTATAGGCTTCATCCATCACCGAGGGCTGCTCTACGCCATTGGGATTGGCTTTCACATCCAGATTACGCAGGAACTGCTGCTGAGAGTAGAAACTGCCCAGCATGTTGACGGTAGGACGATCGGTGATCGCCGTGGCGCTCCATTCCTGGCGTGCGAAGATGGTATAAACCAGCGCGCCGATAATAAACAGTGCGGCAAAACCTGCGATCCAGATTTTACCTGCCCAGAACGTACGGAACAGGCCCCGTACGTCCAGTTCATTTTCAACCATCCCGTGTTGCGTGCCTGGCAATTGCTCTTTCATCACTTCCCCAGCTTCATTTGGTTAATGTCGGGTTGTTATCGTTATGTCTACGCATGCGGCGCTTGATGCGCTTGAT includes:
- the rffE gene encoding UDP-N-acetylglucosamine 2-epimerase, encoding MAPLVHALAKDPYFDARVCVTAQHREMLDQVLHLFSIVPDYDLNIMKPGQGLTEITCRILEGLKPVLEEFQPDVVLVHGDTTTTVATSLAAFYQHIPVGHVEAGLRTGDLSSPWPEEANRTLTGHLALYHFAPTENSRANLLRENVADKRIFVTGNTVIDALISVRDDILANESLQRDLAARYPFLREDKKLILVTGHRRESFGQGFEHICEALAEIARQNQNVQIVYPVHLNPNVSEPVNRILGQVDNVILIEPQDYLPFVWLMNRAWLILTDSGGIQEEAPSLGKPVLVMRETTERPEAITAGTVRLVGTDSERIVAEVSHLLNDDTEYQTMSRAHNPYGDGKACARILHALKNNRVTL
- the wzzE gene encoding enterobacterial common antigen (ECA) polysaccharide chain length modulation protein produces the protein MKEQLPGTQHGMVENELDVRGLFRTFWAGKIWIAGFAALFIIGALVYTIFARQEWSATAITDRPTVNMLGSFYSQQQFLRNLDVKANPNGVEQPSVMDEAYKEFIMQLSAWDTRRDFWLQTDYYQQRKAGNSKVDAALLDELIGNIQFTAGDFARNLNDSVKLIAETAPDANNLLRQYVAFASERAASHLNDELKGAWAARTIQMKAQVKRQEAVAKSIYNRRLQSVQEALKIAQQHNISTSETQVPAEELPDSELFMLGRPMLQARLENLQAVGPSFDISYDQNRAMLTTLNVGPSLDPRFQTYRYLRTPEEPVKRDSPRRAFLMIMWGAVGALIGAGVALARRRPA